One genomic window of Notamacropus eugenii isolate mMacEug1 chromosome 6, mMacEug1.pri_v2, whole genome shotgun sequence includes the following:
- the IHH gene encoding indian hedgehog protein gives MSPARLRPRLRLLLLLLLLLAPAAWGCGPGRVVGSRRRPPRKLVPLAYKQFSPNVPEKTLGASGRYEGKIARSSERFKELTPNYNPDIIFKDEENTGADRLMTQRCKDRLNSLAISVMNQWPGVKLRVTEGWDEDGHHSEESLHYEGRAVDITTSDRDRNKYGLLARLAVEAGFDWVYYESKAHVHCSVKSEHSAAAKTGGCFPAGARVRLENGAQVALSALRPGDRVLAMGEDGNPTFSDVLIFLDREPATQRAFHVIETLDPPRRLTLTPAHLLFTADNHTEPATGFRATFASQVQPGQYVLVAGVPGLQPARVAAVSTRTAPGAYAPLTTHGTLVVEDVVASCFATVAEQRLAQLAFWPLRLYHSLSWGSRTPGEGVHWYPQLLYRLGRLLLDEDSFHPLGMAGMGS, from the exons ATGTCTCCGGCCCGGCTCCGGCCCCGACTCCGGCtcttgctgctactgctgctgctgctggcgcCGGCGGCATGGGGCTGTGGGCCGGGCCGGGTGGTGGGAAGCCGCCGCCGGCCGCCGCGGAAGCTGGTGCCACTAGCCTACAAGCAGTTCAGCCCCAACGTGCCCGAGAAGACTCTGGGCGCCAGCGGGCGCTACGAAGGCAAGATCGCGCGGAGCTCCGAGCGCTTCAAGGAGCTCACCCCCAACTACAATCCTGACATCATCTTCAAGGACGAGGAGAACACGGGCGCCGACCGTCTCATGACCCAG CGCTGCAAGGACCGTCTGAACTCGTTGGCCATCTCGGTGATGAACCAGTGGCCAGGCGTGAAGCTACGGGTGACAGAAGGCTGGGACGAGGATGGCCACCACTCCGAAGAGTCTCTGCACTACGAGGGTCGCGCCGTGGACATTACCACATCTGATCGCGACCGGAACAAGTATGGTCTCCTGGCAAGGCTGGCAGTGGAGGCCGGCTTCGATTGGGTCTACTATGAGTCCAAGGCGCATGTACACTGCTCGGTCAAGTCCG AGCACTCAGCTGCAGCCAAGACGGGCGGCTGTTTTCCAGCAGGAGCCAGGGTTCGCCTGGAAAACGGGGCTCAAGTGGCCCTGTCTGCCTTGCGACCAGGGGACCGGGTACTGGCCATGGGGGAGGATGGGAACCCGACCTTCAGTGATGTGCTCATCTTCCTGGATCGGGAGCCAGCCACTCAGAGAGCCTTCCATGTCATAGAGACCCTGGACCCACCCCGGCGCCTGACACTTACACCAGCACACCTGCTGTTCACTGCAGATAACCACACAGAGCCTGCTACTGGTTTTCGGGCTACCTTTGCCAGCCAAGTGCAGCCTGGCCAGTACGTGCTGGTGGCAGGGGTGCCAGGACTGCAGCCTGCCAGGGTGGCAGCTGTTTCTACTCGAACAGCCCCAGGGGCCTATGCCCCTCTCACGACGCACGGGACCCTGGTGGTTGAAGATGTAGTGGCCTCCTGCTTTGCAACTGTGGCTGAGCAGCGCCTAGCTCAGTTGGCTTTCTGGCCCCTTCGTCTCTACCATAGTCTGTCATGGGGCAGCAGGACCCCGGGAGAGGGTGTACATTGGTACCCTCAGCTGCTCTACCGCCTGGGGCGCCTCTTGCTGGATGAAGACAGTTTCCATCCCTTGGGAATGGCAGGGATGGGCAGCTGA